A genomic segment from Candidatus Leptovillus gracilis encodes:
- a CDS encoding DUF1328 domain-containing protein, translated as MLRLASLFLIAALSAAFFGFSRLSFSEGLAEIARILFLFFFFVFLASLMVGIVQQNRKSGQLNRSK; from the coding sequence ATGTTAAGATTGGCGTCTCTATTTTTAATAGCGGCTTTGTCGGCAGCTTTCTTTGGGTTTAGCCGTTTGAGCTTTTCAGAAGGTTTAGCGGAAATTGCCCGAATTTTGTTTTTGTTTTTTTTCTTTGTTTTTCTGGCATCCCTCATGGTGGGTATCGTCCAACAAAACAGAAAATCAGGCCAGCTAAATAGGAGCAAATAA